The Pochonia chlamydosporia 170 chromosome 3, whole genome shotgun sequence genome contains the following window.
GGGACCTGGCCCGATTGGCAGTGTGCTACAACTGGCGGCTGGGGCCCATTGGTTCACTTGCTCCGCCAGTGCCTGGAAGAAACGGGtcgagtcaagtctggttcggTTGTGTCTGGTaggtctggtcaattcaTTGTTGAAAAAAAgttgggtctggtcaattgaagtctggtcttgtctggtcccAAGCAGGTGGCCAGAGAAGGAGCAATCGCCTGGGGTTGCCTGCCAGATGGCGGCGCTAGCAGGGCCAATGTGCAAATACAGTGGACTCTGTGGACTCTGTCCGCCCTCCAATCCCGCGCCCCAGAGAAGCCACGTCCAACTCCCCCCAATCAAGCTCGCCAAGCCCTTTGAGCCCCACTAATTCGTCCACTGGCCGCCAtgaattcaatgttccaacCAGAAAAGACATGGATCAAATGGGCAGGACAGGGCCATTGAACCGGCCATGAGACAGACTCGACAGACTCGACAggccagacagaccagacattcccCCATCAAACGCAACTGGCCTGGCCCttggcgtcgtcgtcaaGCCGCTCGCAGTGCTGCAATCGTCTTGCATCTGACTGGAACCCGCTGCAATGCACCGTCGCCGTTTGTGTCTCgaatctggtctggcttaTTGTTTGGCAACTGGGTCTCGCCTTGCAGACCATGCATaaccgaccagacacttgtTCCCTCTGACCCCAAAACAACTTGAAGCTGGAGCATCcccatcctcttcgtcaccTGTGCGCGATCTGTCTCGCAGCAAACTGAAACGTCGCTCCAACATCCAGCAAGCGGTCGCTTTACGTCTGGTATGTTGTAGAAGCAGACGTCGTGGGCCTCAATCATCTCGACATTTCGCCGGACGACCCGAGCCCGTtcgctcgctcgctcgctcGTTCATTCGTTCGCTCACTCGCTCCCGCGCTCGATTATCGACTAACTTTTGACGCCGTCGCTGCTGGTCACTACGGAGACAAGAGGCGCTTGGATGATAAACTTCGGCCTCGACGACTTatagcatcatcaacaacattgatTGACGTACTCTCTTTTTGTCGGTGGGAAAATCAAACAGTCGACTCATTCTTTCCTCTACTCGCGCAATCTCAATCTCCATGATCGCCCAACGCATCATCGCATTGTAGTTGCCCGGAGCTGTTGACGACTTGCCGACTACCGTACACAGTTGAGCATTACGTTGGGCGACGACGATCCTGCGATAAACTTTCGTTCGCCGGTGTAGCTGGCTGTTGTCGGCATGATTCGACCAGCGACGCCGTTGTCGGTGCTGCTGTTTGCGGCTTTCGTTTTACTCCTCTTATCAGTCATTTCTATCCCCGTCACCAAGTTTGTTCCCTTGGGAGCATTTAAAAACGTCAAATATGGCGTCTTTGGCTACTGTGAGGGTGACAAATGCACCAAGATTGCCATAGGGTACCCGCAAGGTATGTGTATATCGCCCCATTGCGAACACTGGACAACCGTTCATATGGACCACCAATTTGGTAACCATACTGACACCTCCCTCTAGGTGGAGTTTTGACAGACGACACTCAAAAATTCGACTTGCCCAGCTCAGTTCGACATACATTGTCGGCTATTCTGGTCATTCACCCGGTGGCGGCACTCCTGACCCTCGTCATGTTCTGTCTGGCTGTCGCTGCTCATATGCACAGTTCGTCACATTCATCGAGATAtctccttgtcctcttcatcttcatcctcattACCTTTGTGGTCTCCCTCGTCGCCTTTGTGATTGATGTGCTACTCTTCATCCCTCACATGGCTTGGGGAACCTACATGGTCTTGGCTGCAACCATAATCCTTGCCATCTGCGCTGTTGTATCTTGTGCTATGCGACGGACCATTGTTGGTAGGAAAGCCCGACAGAAGCGCATCGCAGAAAATGCAGAGATGAGCGGCGAAAATTACTACAATAGAGAAGGCCAGATCAAGCCTGCTCCCGTCATTGGAAGCCAGCCTACTGTTCCCATGGTGAGTGGAGGAAGTGCTGGAGGCGATTCCCTCCCGACGTTTGCAACCTTTGAAAGCCAGCGAAAGGACGACCAAGTTAGCGACGAGAGGATTCCCCTGACTCAACGAAGTCCCGTTGAGAGATCACCCAATACCATGCACAACgagatggcaaacatggGGGATGCCGCGAGTTTGGCAAATTCAAGACGATCGCCATCACATGACCGTTATGGAAACCCCATCAATGGACCAGATGTCTACGGCCGCGGACGGGGTGGAGGTTACCGAGGGGGGCGTGGTGGTCCTTATGGCCGTGGAGGATTCGATGCCTACGGCGTAGCAGGTCGAGGCCGGGgcggaggaagaggaggctaTGGCCCTGCGCCTGGTAGAGGGGGACCTCGTGGGCGAGGTGGTTATGGTCCTCCACCCCGTGGAGCATACGGGCCAGGAGGAGGACGCGGGCCGCCGCCTACTGGAGGCTACGCTAATATGCCCCCGGGTCAATATGATCGGAAGGCTTCTGGTGATGAGTATGTTATGCCGTATGGACAGTCTCAACCATCGCAAACGTCGTTGGACCGCGGATGGAACGGCAGCAACCACGGCTCGGCGGTGGATAACCAGGATCTTCCTCGAGCTGAGTCTCCTCCGCCTTTGCCAGGACAAGTCGCAGGCGCAGGCGGTATGCGAGCCATTGAAATGGATGCGACTCCACTTGATCCGCCATCTACAAATGCTTACGGTCACCATAACCAACTTCGAGACAGTGATGCGGATGTTGCTGGAATGGTTGGCTTGCAGCAAGGACGCCCCATGCCTGGAGGAGCTCGTGAAACCGTCATGAGTGACGGAAGCAGATACAGCACGGACGAGTATGCCTCTCCCTAACCTGAATCTGACGTACTGCCAATCTGTGTTGCCCATCTCACTAACATTTGTTAGACCACAACAATATGTTCCACCACGGGCCGCCTGGAACCAAAACGGGGGTAGAAACTCACCACGCGCAGCGTCACCGGCTGGCCAAAACATGCTCCCCACTAGATCAGGATCACGAGGTGACTATTACGAAGATACTAATCCCCGATTCGATACAACGCCTCCATCTGGACTGGCTCCAGGCCACGCACCTACACACATCGAACCTGTGTACGAGGATACCCACGCCACTGGCGGTAGGGCACGAAGTCCCGCGGAATCTGACCGATCCAACTTTACTTCTATTTCGCAACGAGGAGTAAACCCTCGATGGGAACCACAGCCGCCTATGCCCAACCAAGGACCCCCGACCCGCCGACCTGTACCGAAGCAGCAGCGTCAAGATGTGCTCTTGAACAACAACCCCGACTTCCAGCTACCTGGCTCACGTGTCCCAGGGCCGAACCGAACCGGACCAGGAATGATTCCAGGAAGTGCGTATCCGACTGGCGCCATTTAACTTTGGACTTGAACTAGCTTGCGCCACACCCAATCATTGATAGATCCCGGCCTTTCGAGTCGCCGAGCTATTGGATTCGTTTCATCCTTCACTCTTTACGGATTTAGAAACCCGAGCATGGCAGAGCAGAGGACTTCCCGACTTTTGATCTTAATCCACAATCGACAAAATAAATCTTCTCAACCCACATCATAAAGAGGTTGAACTTCTATCCTTGCGAACTTACCTTTCAGCACAATCCTTTAGCTGTTAAATTTTGATACATACAAAGGGACCCACACTACCTCTAGACGTTTTCTCGAGTACTTTCCTGGCCTTTATTTTCGGACTGGGCTTGGAGATAATTATTCATGTTATTTATTGGTCTTGTAAAGGGGAATATGGGGCCGATCTGGTCGCCCCTTTGGCAAATACTAAGACGACAGGTTCTGGTCATTTTCTGTTTATATTTCTTTTATTGTTTTGTTGAGTACAGAGGCAAGCTGGTCTTCCGGGCGAGAAGCCACGGCAAGAACGGGCAGCGAACTTGTTACGAGGTGGCTACACTTTTGCAtagttgttggtgttgtagcAAAGCTGCATGGCCTGCTTGGGACAAAGCTTCTGGCAGTGATGCTGCTGGTAAGCCACCCGCTGTTCCAACGTTGTCGTTTGACGAGACGCGCAAACGAGGTGTGGAATATTTGGCCTCTTCAATTTGGTATTATGGTTGCAAGACGGTGTCCAGCGTCTGTTACGTTGTGAGACTTTCAAGGCACAGCTGCCTGATTTGGAGAGGAGCGAGCAGTGCAAGAGGAGGGAACATATTTATTTACCTGTGTAGAGGCTAGGTCGAGTTCGATACGGCGTATGAATGGCAAAAAGACACGGTCAATGTCGTCTTGCAAAGAATCCGTTTGTTCTAGTGCCGTGCTAGATGTTTTGTGTGGCgcctctttttttttttgtctttgacgGCTTTGAGACCAAGGACAGGCAGCTTTTGGTGGACTGTCTTTTTGGTGAGAGCCTGTGAATTTTACTTTTCACTTTCACATTTCACTTTCGCTTGTTGACATTTTCACTTTTCACAGCCTCTGCCAGTGCGAGCGCGAGTGCCCGCAGCTGGCAGACACCAAACCCAAATCTCAAACTGAACCAGACATAAATTCACTTGCAGCTCTTCTTCTGACTTGCATCCGATCTTTTCATGCGATGTCCCCCTTCCCTTCTTCCTTCGTTCATTTCATGAACGACTTCATTTTGGACTATCTTACCCGTCTTCGTAGACCTTGCGCATATTCGAATGGGCTGGACTACCACATATCCTTATCCATATTTCcccctttccctttctctctttttttgACTATGTTCTTGCTGTGCAGTTTAAATTTTTGGATCTGATCAAAGTGAGTGCGCGAACCCTACATATGTAACCGGTCGAAGCGCCGTTCCTGCATTTTCTACAAAAGTTTGCGAaagttgctccttccctctCTGTTGATACCGCACTCCAGGAAGGAGCGTTGGCTTAAGCTCCTTGTCCCTCTTCCTCGACTTTGAAGACGTCTCCTTCTGCGGCTTTTGCAGTCATTCTCACATTTACCTGGCTTCTGCTTCCACAAATTCTCTTCTACTTTTTGTTGGGTACCCGTTGATTTCACGTCCTTCAAAAGACCACTTTCGTTTGGATCTTGAGAATATTAGTTGGTGTCCAGGAAAATAAGATTCAAAAAATTTGCGAAAACAgaattctcttctttcctcctttggCGGAAGCAGGATCTTTGGAGACTTACGCGCCATTTCCTTCTACTCTATCTGTACTCGAGCTCAATATTTGTTCTAACTTGGACCTGCCGCCAGATCTCTTTAGTTTCCCATCAAAACGAAGGCACGAGGAGTAGAAGATCGGTCTGTCTGTATGGAAGCTATTATTATTGACACCATGGACACTCCAACCACCTCGGATGCCGCTTCTACTGCATCATCAGCTGCCAACTCGAGTGTTGTGGCATCTGATCAGCCCACTTACACCACAGCCGGAACCATATACAAGCCAAGTTCATCTCAACCTTTGCAGCCGCCTACTCGCCGCGGACGTCTGCCCAAGTGGTCGGCTTGTGGTATTCCTTCCGATCTTGCCCTCTTTCCGAAGACGGTGTTGGCAGGGCTGTCGCTAAAAGGTCCCATAAGCCGTCCTCTCTCGGCGCTGCGGCAGTACACTCCTTTGCAGCAGAACTACGACCGGGCCGTAAGCCCCTTTGGCGAACAGGATCACCTTGCTGCGAAGATGCCGATAGATACGCCGCAAATTCGCTCAGGGAACACTCCGAAGGCCCTCTCGGCTTCCTTGGGCGAACAAGATAGCCAGGACAAAGTGGCGACACTTTATCAGGACCATCATTCTGTCGACGAGAgcagtgacaatgacatggatgactggGATAAAGACTGCTTCAGGAGAATTCCGACCCAGTCTTGGAATAATCTGGCTTCCTACCCAAATCCCAGCCAGAAGCGTGCTCAGATGAGGCTTAAGATTGGAAAAGGGCTACGGCCACCTGCCTTGGACTCGGCTGCCATGGGGACTACTGCTCCGACAAGTCCCCCGGCTGCGGCATTGTACAATTCACCGATGGTGTCAAGCGATGCGGGAGGCTACTCATCTAATACAGATAACTATGGGAAGCAAGATATCTTCAACCTGAGGCGGGCTCAGCTTGATGCTGCGTTCAAAATTGAGGATCCATGGGTCGAAAGAAATGGCACACCAGCTCCTGCTTTACCAAACCCCGTAAAGCTCAATTCGACTGGAGGCGAgtcttccaagtcttcgGATAAGCTTGTCTCTGCGAGCGGTgtgccgttgccattgaCTGCTGGACCGCCAGGTCAGCGACAATATCGCCCCTTGGCCGTTGAGCCGACTTTCAAGTCGCTGGCAAATGCAGGCCGCTCTTCACCTGTGATGTCTAATCCAGAGGATGAAGCAGCATTGATGATCGCAAGTCAGACTCTGTTCCAGGCTGGCATCGAGGATGTGTCCATCGATTCTCTGGGGTCCCTATTATCAGTTGCCACTTTGACTTCCTCGTCGCAGGCCATCCCTAGGGAGGACCTCGGTCTGCAGCCGAGAatgaaaccaccaacaatTCCCACTGCCGAACAAGAGCTACTGTACAACTCTCGAGCAATGAAAGGTTCCATAGAGCGCAACAAACGTTGGGATCATAACGAAAAACTGATCCAAAGCAAAAGTTGGCGGGACTCATCTCCGGACGTGCGAGCTCTTTACAAACCTGGTACCGACCGGTTAACGGACGAAGCGTTGGCTGCCCGTAATAAAAGGACCGAAGAATTATGGCACTCTGGGTCAAGGTCTATATTGAACCACGCCGAAGACGCAACCCTCAGAAGAcgccagcctcagcaggATCGCAATATTGGAGTGATTGGGGATAAACGACCACGGGCTGTGCCTGTAAAAGTGTCAGAGAAAGTTTCGGTCGAGGAAGCACAACGAATCGATGTTTCAGAGCACGCAAGGTCGcttttggaaatggccatACACGTTGTGGGTCGATACCAGGACAAAAGGACAACCAACAAACCTCAGAAGACGTTCTAACAGGATTTAAAGGCCAGGGCGGAGTAGATGATGAGTGTTTCCCTGGTTCATCGGACCCTGTTATCACCCAGGCGACTTACATTAAGAGCATCATGTTTAACAAGGACGTACGTAACATTTGATTAATACTGCAATTCTTTGAGGTGGTGGGTATGGTGATTGGGAAGGTATGGACCATTAAAGTCTGGGACTTTTACCAAACGCTAGAGATAGCTTTATTCACATAAGTTAATGATACTGGCTTCTACATATGTGACGTTTCATATACCTGTACTACATTTACTCATGGGGAATGGAGGCTTTCTGACGTTTGCATGCTTCCTCCGGGCTGAGCGGTTTTTCACTCGGACGGTTCATGCCTAGGCCCgacaaggcaccagacaagacacaAGGCGCACCGCAACACTTAGCATTTGGCTCCCCCTACACGGACGGACCACCTGGTAGGATGTATAGCTTCTCCGCTAAGAGTGTCCTTCAGCATGTTGCCGGAGCAGATTATCATGACGTAATAAGCGCCGTCGGCGATGCTACTCCAGCCATTGAGCGTCTTGGGATTAGTATCCTATTTCGGATCGGTTTAGTCTGCAGTTTTCATGTGAACTAAGCACAcgagggagagggagaatTTCTTACATTGTTGCACCACCAGATGCCCGAGTTCCATGAGCAGCTAACTCGGCCGCAGGCACCAGGCCCAGGACCGTTTGTTGGCTGCCCTTTTAAACTTCGCAGGTAGGCAATTCCCTCCTTTACACGGGACAGTTTGGCAGGCCCCATGTTGGCGCAGTAGTGGGTAGAGCCGGTAAAGTCGGTGCGCTTGTCGAGTACTGCGAACTCTTCATCGATGACGGTTGTGTTGATGGGGTAGTGCGTCTCAAAGTCGGGATTTCGCTTGATCATCTCGGCGCGGACTTCTTCCACGGTTCCCCTGGCCTTGACCATGGGACCACCCCGGTAGAGTTCGACTTCCCATTCTGGGATGTACTCGGTGTAACCGGCTGGGAGGGCAGATTCAAACGTGGGCATGGCCATGACCTGGATATGGTGTGTTAGTGGGTGTTGTGGTCTACGGTTTACTAGACAAGCAACAATGATAGGCGGATGAGGAATACTATTTGTGTGACAGAGGCAAACTTACACCCAAGGCAAGGCCGCAGACGGCGGTAGCAGTTGAAAACTTCATTTTGGAGACTTTTTGACTAGTTTGATCGCGATGATCTATTGCGGAGTGATTTGCGTCGGACAGTTGACTTTGGCTTCCGTGGACGTTATATACTTTAATGTTCGTGCTGAATCCCCGCGCGAACGGTTTCGAGTAGTCCATGTCTCTCCAAGCTACTGTATCACCGCAGACCTTTTTTGTGTCTCATTCACAAATTCCCCACGTTGTCT
Protein-coding sequences here:
- a CDS encoding pH signal transduction protein PalI (similar to Metarhizium acridum CQMa 102 XP_007807228.1) encodes the protein MIRPATPLSVLLFAAFVLLLLSVISIPVTKFVPLGAFKNVKYGVFGYCEGDKCTKIAIGYPQGGVLTDDTQKFDLPSSVRHTLSAILVIHPVAALLTLVMFCLAVAAHMHSSSHSSRYLLVLFIFILITFVVSLVAFVIDVLLFIPHMAWGTYMVLAATIILAICAVVSCAMRRTIVGRKARQKRIAENAEMSGENYYNREGQIKPAPVIGSQPTVPMVSGGSAGGDSLPTFATFESQRKDDQVSDERIPLTQRSPVERSPNTMHNEMANMGDAASLANSRRSPSHDRYGNPINGPDVYGRGRGGGYRGGRGGPYGRGGFDAYGVAGRGRGGGRGGYGPAPGRGGPRGRGGYGPPPRGAYGPGGGRGPPPTGGYANMPPGQYDRKASGDEYVMPYGQSQPSQTSLDRGWNGSNHGSAVDNQDLPRAESPPPLPGQVAGAGGMRAIEMDATPLDPPSTNAYGHHNQLRDSDADVAGMVGLQQGRPMPGGARETVMSDGSRYSTDEPQQYVPPRAAWNQNGGRNSPRAASPAGQNMLPTRSGSRGDYYEDTNPRFDTTPPSGLAPGHAPTHIEPVYEDTHATGGRARSPAESDRSNFTSISQRGVNPRWEPQPPMPNQGPPTRRPVPKQQRQDVLLNNNPDFQLPGSRVPGPNRTGPGMIPGSAYPTGAI